The following nucleotide sequence is from Juglans microcarpa x Juglans regia isolate MS1-56 chromosome 6D, Jm3101_v1.0, whole genome shotgun sequence.
ACTGCCAACCAAGGCTAGATTAAGCATGGGCCAGAGTCCAACCAactttattgaatatttatgtTGCGTTCCATGAGCATTTCGAACTATTGGGATTTGGATGCattgagtttattttattgttaagcaatttttattttttatttttcctttgtgtCGACCCAATCTCCGTTCACATGGAATTGTATAACCGTGGAATCCAGGCTGATTCTGGTAGCTTTAAGAGATATAACTTGAAATTTGCAGGCATTCATCCCAAAAAGACGGACGGACGGACGGACAGACAGACAGATAGATACTAGCAGTCTATTCACAGTTTCTACAAACCAATCACCATTTTTCTGATCTGATGGAAGGGTGAAGCCCAGTAGTTTACAATGCATCGATTTCATCAGAAACATGTTCTCTACATAATGGGCAAGTGCCTTGTCGGGTTAGCCACTTGTCTATGCAGTACTGATGAAAGAGGTGTCCACAGTTGGGAAGTTCTCTCACAGGGTCTTGTTCCTTGAAATCCTTCATATATCAACACCATTTTCTTGTCAATACAGAAcccataactatatatatatatatacacgtacatATCTATATTGTTTTAGCTCCCAAATATGGGGGCAAGTGCTTATTTTGTGCTAACCTGTAAGCAAATGGAGCAACAGAAATCAGGACATGATTCGATCTTCTTGCTAGAATAATGGAACTTATGCGTAGGAAACGTTTGGATGCAGCAGTGGGATAATCCTCTAACTCCAccaatatcatatatatctgAAACTTCTCGATTAGTTGTGTCAAGGGTCCTATCCTGCTCATTGAGTTTGCTATTACATGAGTAAACATTGGACAACAGTTCCCAATGACTGAACTTATACAGGTAGtgcacatagagagagagagagatatatactTACTTGCCATTGATAGGCTTTTAGCACTGCAGGACATACCCATTCCATGAAGACCTTCCCGTTCATTATACTTACTAGGAGAGCAGTCTGTCAAAGTTGATAATTATCAATACAGCACAACCGTTAAAAGGATATAGTACTAGGGAttaagggaagaaaaaaaaaaaaaaaagagggattaagggaataaaaaacaaactcaGGGTTGAAAATGGGGGATGGGATACTTGTGGTGGGAATGATTTCAATAATGTTATGTGAGGTGGCTAGCAAAATCATGTGCAACAGAACAAAGTTGACACTTTCATGAACTTTTGTTGTTATCCACAAGCAAGTGCCCTTGAGAGTATGTCTTTTATGAACTGAGTCACTTTTCCAATCATATGAGATGCCATCATTATGAAATGCTATGTTTCCTGTTTCCATCAATCTAAAGAATCGCCTTCTAGGATTAGGAGGTTATCCAGGCCAAGAACTTGAACTTCCTTGACAGTAAAGACTAAAGGGGACTGCTTTTGCTTTTCCTGCACTAGGATCATTGGGTAGGCCTCTAGAGGTCCAATCATAGAGTAGGCTTTGATTATCACGGCATACAACTGCAAGCCTTTGGAAATTTATTCCAGACAACAATATCAAAACTGAGTTTGATGTAGTTTGGAGGGGTGGGAGCTAGGGTATGATTCAACTTTGCCTTGAATCATAGCCATAATGCTATGTGCCAATGTTGAGCATTTTTCAACATatgcataataataatgcaTCTCATTATTGCTTACATGTCATAATGCCAACTGAATAGCACATATGCCATTACCTTAGACAATGACTCAGAATCAGCTGCTGATTCCAATAGTTGAATGCCTGAAAGGGCCCCTGTCACAGCTCCTATTACAGCTCCATTTAGGAACCCAGTTTCTGTAGTCTGGCCTTTGATGACTCCAATAAGTATTCCCACCATAGCACCTCCTACAAAACCGAAATGCATTTGAGTTTCCATCATTACCTCGtagaaaaatagtaattttttacaTGTTGATTATTTC
It contains:
- the LOC121234077 gene encoding NEP1-interacting protein-like 1: MEGGWFSGITKAALRSKEAAIRGFRTGIFTRVMKRVASAIFTCIFALGGAMVGILIGVIKGQTTETGFLNGAVIGAVTGALSGIQLLESAADSESLSKTALLVSIMNGKVFMEWVCPAVLKAYQWQDRTLDTTNREVSDIYDIGGVRGLSHCCIQTFPTHKFHYSSKKIESCPDFCCSICLQDFKEQDPVRELPNCGHLFHQYCIDKWLTRQGTCPLCREHVSDEIDAL